A single window of Salvia splendens isolate huo1 chromosome 6, SspV2, whole genome shotgun sequence DNA harbors:
- the LOC121806888 gene encoding SUN domain-containing protein 1-like — MSASTVSVSAHQGPVTRRRAVEKNFPSGGSDFAAAAAVITDSDARPTNAGDTAAAILRDARKTSSAQIQAKKSGVAKKATKPRWLTVVSILTKNLALVVVLLGFVQMVRWTVMNSGGDVGDLSIMSGDFEGKLSEVEKFVTKTMKAMQVQMNALDHKVEDGISSVRKEFDEKFERKEAEVDLKLKALDVRSDAFEKFIDGFGSKSLLSKEEFSEFFEEFKKTRKGDKTEVNVDDIRKYAREVVLKEIEKHAADGLGMVDYALVSGGARVVKHSEPYGGKAGGSASWLLQRSRVSAEAERMIRPSFGEPGQCFALKGGSGFVEIRLRTAIVPEAVTLEHVAKSVAYDRSSAPKHCRVSGWLQTDSEIVAEKMFLLTEFTYDLQKSNAQTYKVESSASNLVDIIRLDFTSNHGSTSHTCIYRLRVHGREPSPVPALETQS; from the exons ATGTCCGCCTCTACCGTTTCAGTCAGCGCTCATCAAGGGCCCGTCACTCGCCGCCGAGCGGTTGAAAAAAATTTCCCGAGCGGCGGCTCCGAtttcgccgccgccgccgcagtaATAACCGATTCTGACGCTCGACCCACCAACGCCGGAGACACTGCCGCAGCGATTCTGAGGGATGCGAGGAAGACTTCATCCGCCCAAATCCAGGCAAAAAAGTCCGGCGTGGCCAAAAAGGCGACTAAGCCACGCTGGCTGACTGTGGTCAGCATTCTCACTAAGAATCTGGCGTTGGTGGTGGTTTTACTTGGTTTCGTGCAGATGGTTCGGTGGACAGTGATGAATTCCGGTGGTGATGTTGGAGATTTATCGATAATGTCTGGGGATTTCGAAGGGAAGTTGTCAGAGGTGGAGAAATTTGTTACAAAGACGATGAAGGCGATGCAAGTTCAGATGAATGCGCTAGACCACAAAGTCGAGGATGGTATTAGTTCGGTGAGGAAGGAGTTTGACGAAAAATTTGAAAGGAAGGAGGCGGAAGTTGATTTGAAGTTGAAGGCGTTGGATGTTAGGTCTGATGCTTTTGAGAAGTTTATTGATGGATTTGGAAGTAAAAGCTTGCTATCGAAGGAAGAGTTCAGTGAGTTTTTTGAGGAATTCAAAAAGACCAGGAAAGGTGATAAGACTGAAGTTAATGTTGATGATATAAGAAAGTATGCAAGGGAGGTTGTGTTGAAGGAAATTGAGAAGCATGCCGCTGATGGTCTGGGAATGGTGGACTATGCACTGGTGTCTGGTGGTGCGAGGGTAGTGAAGCATTCGGAGCCATATGGTGGGAAAGCCGGTGGCAGTGCAAGTTGGTTGTTGCAGCGGAGTAGGGTCAGCGCTGAAGCTGAGAGGATGATTAGGCCAAGCTTTGGAGAGCCTGGTCAATGCTTTGCTCTTAAAGGGGGGAGTGGGTTTGTTGAGATCAGGCTTAGGACTGCCATTGTACCAGAAGCTGTGACTCTCGAACATGTTGCTAAG AGTGTGGCTTACGACAGGTCCAGTGCTCCCAAGCACTGTAGAGTGTCGGGATGGCTGCAAACTGATTCAGAAATTGTTGCTGAGAAGATGTTCCTCTTGACTGAATTCACTTATGACCTTCAGAAGAGCAACGCTCAAACTTACAAGGTGGAGTCATCGGCCTCTAATCTTGTCGACATTATCAGGCTTGATTTCACTTCCAACCACGGGAGTACTTCTCATACGTGCATCTACCGGCTGAGGGTACATGGCCGTGAACCCAGCCCTGTTCCAGCACTGGAAACACAATCTTGA